In Nocardioides marinus, one DNA window encodes the following:
- a CDS encoding S24 family peptidase, whose protein sequence is MHAPRRRRPPSWAPSRGSSRAGHRWGTARVRGASMAPTLHEGDLLLLRYDRAPAPGDLVVGELADGTVAVKRAVERRTTASGAAGWWLLSDDPSVGVDSRHRGPVPEQNVRAVVVARLWPRPRRL, encoded by the coding sequence GTGCACGCACCCCGGCGACGACGACCACCCTCCTGGGCACCCTCCCGGGGCAGCTCCCGAGCGGGGCACCGGTGGGGGACGGCCCGGGTCCGGGGGGCCTCGATGGCCCCGACCCTGCACGAGGGTGACCTGCTGCTGCTGCGCTACGACCGGGCGCCGGCCCCGGGCGACCTCGTGGTCGGGGAGCTGGCCGACGGCACGGTCGCGGTGAAGCGGGCCGTGGAGCGGCGTACGACGGCGAGCGGGGCCGCGGGGTGGTGGTTGCTCAGCGACGACCCGTCGGTCGGCGTGGACTCCCGGCACCGGGGGCCGGTGCCGGAGCAGAACGTGCGCGCCGTGGTGGTGGCCAGGCTCTGGCCGCGACCGCGCCGGCTGTGA
- a CDS encoding NAD(P)-dependent malic enzyme, whose protein sequence is MGIASTPLTGKEDLSLAYTPGVALVCEAIAADPAMTQHYTWVPNTVAVVTDGTAVLGLGDIGPAAAMPVMEGKAVLFKQFGGVDGVPICLDTTDTDEIIETVARMAPSFGGINLEDISAPRCFEIEDRLKERLDIPVFHDDQHGTAVVALAALQNALKLTGREHATTRVVISGAGAAGVAIAKILIEAGIEDIAVTDRKGVVHSGRDDLTPVKKALAEITADRCGRAGTLAEALEGADVYLGVSGGTIPEEDVARMAPEAIIFAMANPTPEVHPDIAHKYARIVATGRSDFPNQINNVLAFPGIFRGALDVHATAITEGMKLAAATALAELVGDDLREDYVIPGPFDPRVPGAVSSAVAEAARRDGVARR, encoded by the coding sequence ATGGGCATCGCCTCGACGCCGCTGACCGGCAAGGAGGACCTCTCGCTGGCCTACACCCCGGGCGTGGCCCTGGTGTGCGAGGCGATCGCGGCCGACCCTGCGATGACCCAGCACTACACCTGGGTCCCCAACACCGTCGCGGTGGTCACCGACGGCACGGCCGTCCTCGGCCTCGGCGACATCGGCCCGGCAGCGGCGATGCCGGTGATGGAGGGCAAGGCCGTGCTCTTCAAGCAGTTCGGCGGAGTCGACGGGGTGCCCATCTGCCTGGACACCACCGACACCGACGAGATCATCGAGACCGTCGCCCGGATGGCGCCCAGCTTCGGCGGCATCAACCTCGAGGACATCTCCGCCCCGCGCTGCTTCGAGATCGAGGACCGGCTCAAGGAGCGGCTGGACATCCCCGTCTTCCACGACGACCAGCACGGCACCGCCGTGGTCGCCCTGGCAGCCCTGCAGAACGCGCTGAAGCTGACCGGTCGTGAGCACGCGACCACCCGCGTCGTGATCTCCGGCGCCGGCGCCGCGGGCGTGGCGATCGCCAAGATCCTGATCGAGGCCGGCATCGAGGACATCGCGGTCACCGACCGCAAGGGCGTCGTGCACTCCGGTCGCGACGACCTCACGCCGGTCAAGAAGGCGCTGGCCGAGATCACCGCCGACCGCTGCGGTCGCGCCGGGACCCTCGCCGAGGCGCTGGAGGGGGCCGACGTCTACCTCGGCGTCTCGGGCGGCACCATCCCGGAGGAGGACGTCGCCCGGATGGCTCCGGAGGCGATCATCTTCGCGATGGCCAACCCGACCCCCGAGGTGCACCCCGACATCGCGCACAAGTACGCGCGCATCGTGGCCACCGGTCGCTCGGACTTCCCCAACCAGATCAACAACGTGCTGGCCTTCCCCGGCATCTTCCGCGGCGCCCTCGACGTGCACGCCACGGCGATCACCGAGGGCATGAAGCTGGCGGCGGCCACCGCGCTGGCCGAGCTCGTCGGCGACGACCTGCGCGAGGACTACGTCATCCCCGGTCCGTTCGACCCCCGTGTCCCCGGTGCGGTCTCCTCGGCGGTCGCCGAGGCCGCACGGCGCGACGGGGTGGCGCGGCGCTGA